One Candidatus Nitrotoga arctica genomic window, GCAGACCCGTGAATTCAATCCGAATATCATCCTTGCTTAGGCCAGAGAGACGAATAAGGTCATTCGCTAGATCAACAATTTTTACTGGATCGCCCATGTCCAATACAAATATTTCTCCGCCTTTGCCCATTAAACTGGCCTGCAATACTAATTGCGCAGCCTCCGGAATCGACATGAAATAGCGTGTAATGTCTGGATGTGTGACCGTAAGTGGCCCACCCTTCGCAATCTGTTCGCGGAATTTTGGAATGACGCTACCGGTACTACCCAAGACGTTGCCGAAACGCACCATAATGAAGCGCGTTCCGCCCGACTGCTGTAATCCCTGACATACCATTTCTGCCAGACGCTTACTCGCTCCCATCACATTGGTTGGATTGACCGCTTTGTCGGTAGAGATCAATACAAATTTCGCTACATCATGGCGCTGTGCAGCAGTGGCGACAGACCATGTACCCAGCACGTTATTGCGTATCGCCTGCCAAGCGTTATGTTGCTCCATGAGGGGAACATGCTTGTATGCGGCTGCATGAAAAACCACCGCAGGCTTATACTCAGAAAAAACTTGATCAAGACGGGTAGCATCACGTACATCGCCAATCAGGTAGACAATGTCGATGCCATCGAATTTTGCGGCCAGCTCCTGTTCCATGTTATACAGTGCAAATTCACTCAACTCGAACATCACTAAAGTACGCGGTTTGAAGTGTATGATCTGGCGACATAACTCAGAGCCGATGGACCCCCCGGCACCGGTTACCAGCACGGTTTTGTTGGTGAATAATTCATGCAGCCCGGCCGCATCCAATTGCACAGGATCACGTCCCAGTAGATCATCCAGCTCTACAGCACGCAATTGCGAAATGGCAACACGTCCACTTAACAGATCATCGAATGACGGTACCGTCAGCACTTTGACTCTGGCCTGATTACAAATCTCAATCGCACGCTTGCGCACTTGGTGCGGAGCCGATGGCATGGCGATAATGGCTTGTTTTACACCCATGCGTTCTGTCCATTGCGACAGGCTATCCAGCGCGCCCAGCACTTTGACCCCATTGAGGATACACCCATGTTTATCCGCATTATCGTCCAGAAAACCCACCAATCTCCAATCGCGGCTGCGTGCAAGTTCCTTGGACAAACCTACGGCTGCATCGCTCGCTCCTAGCACCAGCACTGGCTCTACATTCAATTTAAGATTGCGATATAAGCCATGCTCTTTCCAGAGACGATAAATAAAACGGCTCCCGCCCATTACGAGTAACAATAACGCAGGGTTAATCACCAGTACCGAGCGTGGTATTACGGCACTGATACGAAACATCCACAACACCAAAGGAATGAACGCGGCAGCCGTCAGCACCGCCAAAAAAATTCGGCGTAAGTCAGTTACACTGGCATAGCGCCATAGACCACGATATAAACCAAAGCGCCAGAAAATAATACTTTGCAATGGTACTACCCAAATCATGGTATGCAGCATCTCATCAATAAAATGCGGTGGTGGCTCGAAATTGAAACGCAATAGATAAGCCAAGCTCCAGGCAAATGCTGCCGCCGTAAGGTCATGCAGCATGGCCAACAGGGTACGCAGATCTAATTTAGCCACGCTGGCTTCGCTGAAATGCTTTCCAGCAATTATCCAAAATTAGCATTAGTCCAGTATAAATCCCCCCCCATATCAGAAACAGTAGCCATGGCCATTCGGTGGACTGATGCAAACACCAAATGGCAGATGCGCCGACCGCAAACATCAAAATATATTCAAATAATGCGACATTACGATGCCCCCAACCAATCTGCACTAAGCGTTGGTAATAATGTTCGCGATGCGCTTGAGAGATTTTTTCACGACGCAACATACGTTTTAGCAAGGTGACACTAGCATCTATAATGAAAGGAGAGAATACCAACAACGGAAACCATCCAGGCCATAATTCCTGTTGCCAGCCCCACAATCCCATCGCGGCAGATAAAAAACCAAGCGGAATGGATCCTGCATCACCCATGAATACTTGAGCCGGATAAAAATTGTAATAAAGCAGACCCAGCCCAGCGGCACCGATTGAAAAATTTAACATGGCCTGAGTATCAGCGCCATGCATCAGTGCTGCTACGCCATACATGGTGAAGCCGAAAAATGTCATACCTCCAGCCAAGCCATCCGATCCATCCATAAAATTAAATAGATTGGTCATCCAAACTACGCACAGCAACACGAGTAAAGCCTGAGCTATACCCTGCGCCAGCAAGCCCGAGCCGAGCACCAGAATTGCAGCAGCCGCGACGTGCGCCAACAAACGTTGTCGCACTGGCAGACCGCGCACGTCATCTAACAAAGAAACAGCAAATAATAAAATCATGGGTAATACCACCCACCAAGCTAGTGACATCACCATCAATGCCCAGGCAGACAGGAGACCCGCCATCAACCCCACCCCTCCAATGCGCGGAATCGGCTCCACATGCAATGAACGTTCATTGGGGATATCTTGAATTTTTTTACCCGCTTTACTGAATACGATAATAGTAATCACCAACATAGTGATCAGAGCTGCAATCAGAGGGGCGTAATGCGACATGGCGATTTTTACTCTATAACAACATTAATAATTTCCGCGCAATACATTTTCATGCGAGGTATTTACAGTATGGGAAATTTCTTAACAAATCATCAGCTAAAGCAATGGATTGCAAAAAAAGTAGCATATTTATTAACTCTTCTTATCTAAGCATCGGTGCGATTCTGCGGTCGCTTGCAGTCCCTGTTGTAAAGTATAAGGAGGAGCCCAATTTAAATCACGGCGGATTTTACCACTATCGACCTGCAACGAACTGAGTAACCGTTCGACTTGATCAGATTTGCCGGATAATTTTCCTAATATACGTAACCAGCTAAGCGGGAACGGCAATAAGCGCGCCGGGAATCCCATCGCACCCCCTAATTGGTGCAACAAATCCGGGGTGGAAACATCCTCACCATCACATACTAAATAAGTCTGGCCTGCGGCGACAGGATGGGTCGCGCAGGCTATCAAGGCATCCACCAGATTTTCCACGTAAATCAGACTGCGACGGTTATGCACAGAAGCAAATGGCAAAGGAATGTGTTTGGCGGCCACCGTTAGCATTTGTGCAAAGTTGCCTTTTACTCCCGCACCGTAAACCAATGGCGGACGCACAATCACAATTTCCAAACCGGTTTCTCGGGCAATGCGCCACAACGCTTGTTCAGCTTGCCATTTCGAGATGCTGTAAAAATCCTGTGGACTGGGTTCATCCAACTCTGTAAATGACTGAGTTGCGCTGGTCTGCTCGCCATTCACCTTGATCGAGCTAACGTAAACAAGCCGCTTCACCCCAAAGCAAGCAGCCTGCCGAGCGAGATTTGAAGTGCCGTGCAGGTTGACCTGGAGAAACTCCGCCAATGGATCGGTAGCGCTCTCGCGCATTACATGCACTCGTGCGGCAAGATGAATCACCACATCCACATCGCGTAACGCATCAGCCCAATTCGTCTCACCATCAATTGCGCCGATGATTATGACTTCAGTATTTTCAATCAACGAACTCCCTGAACGCACCGCCGCGCTTACAGATTGTCCTCGCCGGAGCAATTCAGCACAGAGTGCTTTACCAACAAAGCCACCAGCCCCTGAAATCATAAATTTCATGATGATAATAAACGTTTAAGCATATCTAAGTTGGTAAACTTAAATTGCTCTATCGTACATTTGTCCATGAGTTTTTTTCGTCAAACGCAACCAAACTATTTTTAAAAATAAGGAGGAACAAAAAAATCGCATCATACTCATAAGATGCCATTTCAAATACTTGAAGCTGTGATGACTACTCCTGCGTGCAAGATGAATCACCTTGGCATCAGGACATACGGCCACTTCATAACCCTTTAACCTCAGCCTGGCGCATAAATCTACATCTTCATAATAAAGAAAATATCGCTGATCAAACCCACCTAGTTTTTTGAATACCTCGCGCGGAAATAACATGAACATCCCGCCCACCCAATCAGGAAAGATGGGATTATTTTTTACAAGATAGTCGCTGCCTTTACATCTGCCGAACGCTTTACAAAATATCTTGAGCGGCGTTGGAAAACGACGAGCACTATCTTCTATCTCGCCATTCGTACTCAATATGAGCGGCGCAGCCACGCCAACTGCAGTATCCTGCAGACACGCAAGTAAAGCCTTAAATGGGTTGTCATTCAGCCGGATATCTGGATTCATTACACAAAAAAATTGTCCCGCTGCGTATGTAAATGCTTGATTGTGATTGGTAGCGAATCCCCGAGGAATGGGGTTGCGAATAACCTTTATTGGAAATAAAAAACTATCTACTGTGAACGGTAACATCTCATCCAGATTAAGTGTGAGAATCAATTCGATCAATAAAGCCCGACAATGCTGATTGATATCATGCAGCAAATATTCAATCAAATGAATTTGTGCATGGCTGACAACAGAAATAGAAATTTCAGGTGATTGTTCTACGGCCATTGTGCCCATCAAAAATAATGGACCTGGGGTACTTGAGTAACTTGCTTCGCTATCAGACTTTTATCCATAAATTCTATTCCGCCAGTTGGTAGCGATAATCACAAATACCCTTTGGGAAAAAATAAAAAATCAAGATCATCAACTCCTAGCGGATTAAAATGCCAGTTCTCGCCCAGTTCAGATTCGATTAATAAATATAATCAAGCGCAAGACCAAATTATCAAACCATTTTTGCCGCCATATTTCTTTGGATAACACTAACTGAACGCGACACCACAATGATGATTTTGCTGCAATGAATTTATTGAGAACGAGTCTTTGAGATAACGGAATGCCATTTTCAAACATATTTAAAAAAACGGAAGCTTGTAACCAAGCTTGCAACCAAAGCAATCCTCTTCCGCTGTAAATAAATCTATGCATTTTTCTTTTTAATTCATCAAATATATTCACGGTTGCGCCAATGGTATTATTTCCGTGCTGCCTATATTTAATATTGGCATTACTATCAAAAACAATTTCGCCAAAACAAGATAGAACTAAATAGCACCACCAATCATGCATCAACACTTTACTTGGAAGGTGTTTACAAATAAGTTCCACTGCTTTTCGATTAAGTACCATCGTACAGCCGGTAGCAATATTTTCAACTAGAGCATTGCCAAAGCCAACTTTTCTTGGTGTATTGGTAAATCCAATATGGTTTAACTGTTCGTCAACAATTTCTAACCTGGAGCAAAATAATGCCGGACAGTTATCAGCGACTACTAACAAGGCTGAAACCGCGTGCTCAATTTTATGGGGATGCCAAACATCATCTTGATCACAAAAAGCAACGTATTCTGTTTCAGTTAACGCAGCATTATGCAGTAACTTAAAGAAACTCAGGGCTGGGCCTAGGTTTTCATACCCTCTTAATATATCTATACGCCCACTTAATTGCTCATTTTCTAAAATGCTTCTTGTTGAATCTGATGATCCATCGTCTCTTACCAAAATCCTAATATTTGGATAGGTTTGCTCATACAACGAATTTAGCTGTTGCTGAAGAAACTTGCTTCCATTGTATGTGGACAGTAGTACTGTGACCTTATTTGGCTTGGATACCACTAGCGTCATCGTTTAGCTCCACACTTGACAAATCTATCTGCTTCATTCATGGACTCTTCCATATAGATGTACAACGATATCTGCTACATCTTTTACTTTCTGTATGGAATCTCTGAAATCCATCATATCTAGCTTAAGTCAACGTCCAATTATTTTATTTTACCTACGTATGAATGACGAAATAAGGATTTTGAGTCTCAATTTAATTATTACATTATCAAATTCGACCTAAAAATGTCACAGATACACTTATCGTTTAACAACCTCGATGTTTGGGAGCGGAAACACCAAGTTTACTCCTCTATATTTATCATTTTCTTGGAAGAATTTTCTAAAATGCCATGGCAATACAATCAGATAATCCAATTTTTGTAACAGTAACTCTGTCTCGGGAATGATAGGGATCCATGTGCCTGGTGTGTAGCAGTCATACTTTTCTGGGTTAACCTCGCCAACAAACGAAATGTCTTTTTCTGTCACTCCGCAATATTGCAACAGCACGTTTCCTTTTGTAGATGCACCAAGTGCCGCGACAGTTTTATTTTCTGCATGAATTGTTTCGATGAAAGCCAGTAAATCATATTTCGTTTTAGCTACACGTTCCGCAAATTTTTGATAAGGCACAAGCGTATCTAGCCCATTTGCCTGTTCGCGATCAAGAATATGTTTCACCAAAGGAGCTGGTGTTAAATCGTCATGTGATTTCGATACCGTGATTGAGAAGCTACCCCCATTAACTTCATTGAACTCCACATCAATAATCTTAAAGCCCACTCTGTCAGCCATCCATTTGATCTGGCGCAGAGCATAAAACTCAACATGCTCATGACAAACTGTGTCATATGAATTCATCTCGAGCATAGTCGGCATATAGCTTTGCTCAAATACCCAAACTCCGTCATCTGCAAGTATGTCGTACACCTGTTGCATAAAGTCCGTGGGGTCTTCTAGGTCGTAGAACATCGAGAACGAAGTGACTACTTTGGCCTTTCGCTTTGGGAAATATTCTTTAACTAAAGCTGAAGAAAAGAAATTGGGGATTAATTGAATGTGCGGTGGGTAATAGCTGTGAAATTTGATGCCCGTCGGGTCAATGCCTACCAGATCCGGCCCCGAGGATGGATATGCCTGCAACGTAGTGCTGTCGTTACTACCAATATCAATAACAAGATCGCCTTTGCGCAAATCAACCCGCTCAAGGATTTTTTTCACCTTGTTGTTGAGGTGGCTTACCATGCTGGCATTTAGGCCGGAGCGATAACCATAGTTCTCGCCATACATCTCATCAGAACTGTAGGAGTGCTCAAGCTGCAATAATCCGCAGATATCATTTCCCCCCATGCATTTCACCAAACGCAGTGGGCCAGTCGTGATTTTTGCACTCTTCTCACGCGGAAATATCCCCGTCAGCATCTGCACTCCCAAATCGAGCACACACTCCAGATGCTTATTGCCACAAATTCTGCACTTTTCAATTTTTTTAAACATTATTTCATCCCTATCCTTTTGCGTTATTCTGCTCAATGAGCTTACGCAAATCGGCATCCACCATCATGCTTATCATCTCGTGAAACCCTACCTCAGGTATCCAGCCAAGTTGATTTCTCACCTTCTTGGAGTTTCCCACTAACTGCACTGATTCAATAGGACGATATGAAGCAGAATCCTCGCGGACATAGTCGCGATAATCCAAATTGAAATACCCAAAGGCGATTTCACACAGTTCTCGCACCAAATGCGTTTCACCAGTGGCAACCACATAATCATCCGCGTGCGGGTGTTGTAACATCAGCCACATTGCGCGCACATAATCTCCCGCAAAGCCCCAATCACGGCGCGCATCGAGATTTCCCAAGTAAAGCTCATTCACCAATCCCAATTTAATCTTCGCCACTGCATGTGTTATTTTTCTTGTTACAAAGTCTAATCCACGACGGGGACTCTCGTGATTGAACAGGATTGCCGAACATCCATATAATCCATAATGCTGGCGGTAAATCTGGATCATCGAATGCGCATAAAGTTTTGCGGCACCATATGGGGTACGAGGTCGAAACGGTGTTGATTCTGATTGAGGGCTTTCGAGTGCATTGCCAAACATTTCACTACTCGATGCCTGGCAGAAACGAATATTGGTATCCACTGCCCGAATGGCATCCAGAATACGAGCAACCGCAAGTCCATTCACCTCTCCAATATCAACAGCATCATTGAACATTCCGGCCCCCGAGGAGTAGGCGGCCAGGTTATAAATCTCAGCTGGGCGATATTCAGCCAATACTTCTGTCATTCGACATTGATCCAACATGTTCCATGTGACTAACTTAACACTTTGCATCAATACTGTGGTGAGCGACTCTTTGGCATTTTGTATATTTCTAACTGCACCAACGACACGATAGCCGTTGGTAAGCAACAAATCCGCCAAATATGAACCATCTTGGCCAGTTATACCGGTGATTATGGCTGTTTTCATAATGATAGTCAGAGAAACCGGGCCAAGAAGCGACTGGCCCTTGTAGCATACCGACTACGTGAAAGATCATACAATCCTGAACGAGCATTTCTATTCACGCAAACACAGTAAAGAATAGCAAAAAAATTTGCAATGGTGGCAGGGAACATTGCAATTGCCATATATACCCCACGAGACAAGCCTTTTGTCCTACCTGCCATAAAATGGCTGTACTCGGATAGAGAATATCCCCCAATAGCTCTATATAAAATAAGTTTTTTAATTTGCCTCCACGGCTCTTTACAGCATGCAACAGACTTCGACTGATCTGAGAAGTCAGGAAACGACCAAATCAACTGCGGCCATTTGAACATCCAAATTTCAAAACGACGCGATGTCCACATGGCATTACCATAACGTATGATTATTAATGGATCAGCGATAACCTTGACCCTGTTTATCGGCGGATTCTGGAAGATGACGCCGACATGAATGAACAATGTTCCGTAATAAGACGAACGGTCTCTCTCCATCCATAAATTACGTTTAATGACCACGCCACCGATAAACGAAAGATAATTCGCCACGTCGGAAAAAAACTTTTCTCCATCCTTTGTTGCATATT contains:
- a CDS encoding class I SAM-dependent methyltransferase yields the protein MFKKIEKCRICGNKHLECVLDLGVQMLTGIFPREKSAKITTGPLRLVKCMGGNDICGLLQLEHSYSSDEMYGENYGYRSGLNASMVSHLNNKVKKILERVDLRKGDLVIDIGSNDSTTLQAYPSSGPDLVGIDPTGIKFHSYYPPHIQLIPNFFSSALVKEYFPKRKAKVVTSFSMFYDLEDPTDFMQQVYDILADDGVWVFEQSYMPTMLEMNSYDTVCHEHVEFYALRQIKWMADRVGFKIIDVEFNEVNGGSFSITVSKSHDDLTPAPLVKHILDREQANGLDTLVPYQKFAERVAKTKYDLLAFIETIHAENKTVAALGASTKGNVLLQYCGVTEKDISFVGEVNPEKYDCYTPGTWIPIIPETELLLQKLDYLIVLPWHFRKFFQENDKYRGVNLVFPLPNIEVVKR
- a CDS encoding UDP-glucose 4-epimerase family protein; protein product: MKFMISGAGGFVGKALCAELLRRGQSVSAAVRSGSSLIENTEVIIIGAIDGETNWADALRDVDVVIHLAARVHVMRESATDPLAEFLQVNLHGTSNLARQAACFGVKRLVYVSSIKVNGEQTSATQSFTELDEPSPQDFYSISKWQAEQALWRIARETGLEIVIVRPPLVYGAGVKGNFAQMLTVAAKHIPLPFASVHNRRSLIYVENLVDALIACATHPVAAGQTYLVCDGEDVSTPDLLHQLGGAMGFPARLLPFPLSWLRILGKLSGKSDQVERLLSSLQVDSGKIRRDLNWAPPYTLQQGLQATAESHRCLDKKS
- a CDS encoding glycosyltransferase family 2 protein gives rise to the protein MNSNLNHFNDNMELPKLSICIATYNRGQFIGETLDSILGQIVSDVELVIVDGASPDNTPEVMAQYLLRYPEIRYFREQENSGVDGDYDKAVGYARGEYCWLMTDDDLLCPRAISRVLESINGVFDLVVVNSEIRNIDFSRVLKTRFLKFTSDREYATKDGEKFFSDVANYLSFIGGVVIKRNLWMERDRSSYYGTLFIHVGVIFQNPPINRVKVIADPLIIIRYGNAMWTSRRFEIWMFKWPQLIWSFPDFSDQSKSVACCKEPWRQIKKLILYRAIGGYSLSEYSHFMAGRTKGLSRGVYMAIAMFPATIANFFAILYCVCVNRNARSGLYDLSRSRYATRASRFLARFL
- a CDS encoding glycosyltransferase family 2 protein; this translates as MTLVVSKPNKVTVLLSTYNGSKFLQQQLNSLYEQTYPNIRILVRDDGSSDSTRSILENEQLSGRIDILRGYENLGPALSFFKLLHNAALTETEYVAFCDQDDVWHPHKIEHAVSALLVVADNCPALFCSRLEIVDEQLNHIGFTNTPRKVGFGNALVENIATGCTMVLNRKAVELICKHLPSKVLMHDWWCYLVLSCFGEIVFDSNANIKYRQHGNNTIGATVNIFDELKRKMHRFIYSGRGLLWLQAWLQASVFLNMFENGIPLSQRLVLNKFIAAKSSLWCRVQLVLSKEIWRQKWFDNLVLRLIIFINRI
- a CDS encoding polysaccharide biosynthesis protein, with the protein product MLHDLTAAAFAWSLAYLLRFNFEPPPHFIDEMLHTMIWVVPLQSIIFWRFGLYRGLWRYASVTDLRRIFLAVLTAAAFIPLVLWMFRISAVIPRSVLVINPALLLLVMGGSRFIYRLWKEHGLYRNLKLNVEPVLVLGASDAAVGLSKELARSRDWRLVGFLDDNADKHGCILNGVKVLGALDSLSQWTERMGVKQAIIAMPSAPHQVRKRAIEICNQARVKVLTVPSFDDLLSGRVAISQLRAVELDDLLGRDPVQLDAAGLHELFTNKTVLVTGAGGSIGSELCRQIIHFKPRTLVMFELSEFALYNMEQELAAKFDGIDIVYLIGDVRDATRLDQVFSEYKPAVVFHAAAYKHVPLMEQHNAWQAIRNNVLGTWSVATAAQRHDVAKFVLISTDKAVNPTNVMGASKRLAEMVCQGLQQSGGTRFIMVRFGNVLGSTGSVIPKFREQIAKGGPLTVTHPDITRYFMSIPEAAQLVLQASLMGKGGEIFVLDMGDPVKIVDLANDLIRLSGLSKDDIRIEFTGLRLGEKLYEELLADNEHTLPTPHVKLRIAQAREVDAVWLGNLLIWFSAHATHNDAEVKRALTQWIPEYCPDSNGVKSPDN
- a CDS encoding MraY family glycosyltransferase is translated as MSHYAPLIAALITMLVITIIVFSKAGKKIQDIPNERSLHVEPIPRIGGVGLMAGLLSAWALMVMSLAWWVVLPMILLFAVSLLDDVRGLPVRQRLLAHVAAAAILVLGSGLLAQGIAQALLVLLCVVWMTNLFNFMDGSDGLAGGMTFFGFTMYGVAALMHGADTQAMLNFSIGAAGLGLLYYNFYPAQVFMGDAGSIPLGFLSAAMGLWGWQQELWPGWFPLLVFSPFIIDASVTLLKRMLRREKISQAHREHYYQRLVQIGWGHRNVALFEYILMFAVGASAIWCLHQSTEWPWLLFLIWGGIYTGLMLILDNCWKAFQRSQRG
- a CDS encoding glycosyltransferase family 2 protein translates to MAVEQSPEISISVVSHAQIHLIEYLLHDINQHCRALLIELILTLNLDEMLPFTVDSFLFPIKVIRNPIPRGFATNHNQAFTYAAGQFFCVMNPDIRLNDNPFKALLACLQDTAVGVAAPLILSTNGEIEDSARRFPTPLKIFCKAFGRCKGSDYLVKNNPIFPDWVGGMFMLFPREVFKKLGGFDQRYFLYYEDVDLCARLRLKGYEVAVCPDAKVIHLARRSSHHSFKYLKWHLMSMMRFFCSSLFLKIVWLRLTKKTHGQMYDRAI
- a CDS encoding GDP-mannose 4,6-dehydratase — protein: MKTAIITGITGQDGSYLADLLLTNGYRVVGAVRNIQNAKESLTTVLMQSVKLVTWNMLDQCRMTEVLAEYRPAEIYNLAAYSSGAGMFNDAVDIGEVNGLAVARILDAIRAVDTNIRFCQASSSEMFGNALESPQSESTPFRPRTPYGAAKLYAHSMIQIYRQHYGLYGCSAILFNHESPRRGLDFVTRKITHAVAKIKLGLVNELYLGNLDARRDWGFAGDYVRAMWLMLQHPHADDYVVATGETHLVRELCEIAFGYFNLDYRDYVREDSASYRPIESVQLVGNSKKVRNQLGWIPEVGFHEMISMMVDADLRKLIEQNNAKG